A stretch of the Flavobacterium sp. 5 genome encodes the following:
- a CDS encoding S9 family peptidase, with the protein MKLKVSLFLFLCMGLSAIAQENVNYQKPSKSILDLADYQKAPSVSMDTKKEYILLSYTATYKTLDDLNQEELRLGGLRINPVTNISSTVTYINNITLRKVSDKNETQISNLPANPRISNITWSPNDKKILFSNTVSTGVELWILDVASAKATKLTEANLNANLGTPYSWFNDSETILVKMLPKNRAALLDSKKDLPTGPIISNSEGTKSQNRTYPDMLKNKNDEINFENIITSELYKVTLDGKATLFKNAAMFAGERISPDGNFIMITTIQKPFSYIVPINRFPSKSIVYDKNGVEIKTVNEVALNEIMPKGFMAVRKGKREMGWRNDKPATLFYVEALDGGDPANKVDFRDEIFLWDAPFTANPITMAKTPQRINDIIWGNENTAILVDEWYDTRNIKTYLINPSDSNQKAKVISDRNSQDIYADPGNFETRKNQYNRQVLAIENGNAFLIGDGFTKDGQFPFIDEFNLKTLQSKRLYTSLYKDKKEDLLEIEDFKTGKVLVQIQSKNEYPNYYFRNIKQKNSLTAITAFKNPFESIKNLSKEVIKYKRKDGVELSGTLYLPEGYDKVKKEKLPLLIWAYPAEYKDKNSAGQNDKNPNEFTFPSYRSFIYWATKGYVVLDDASFPIIGEGTTEPNDTFITQLVDDAEAAINAVDALGYINTKKVAVGGHSYGAFMTANLLTHSNLFACGIARSGAYNRTLTPFGFQSEQRNYWEVPEVYNTMSPFMNADKMKTPLLLVHGEADNNPGTFTLQTERYFQALKGLGAPVRMVILPKEAHGYVAKENILHLLWEQDQFLEKYLKN; encoded by the coding sequence ATGAAATTAAAAGTTTCCTTATTTCTATTTCTATGCATGGGTTTATCAGCTATTGCACAAGAAAACGTAAACTACCAAAAACCATCCAAATCTATTTTGGATCTGGCAGATTATCAAAAAGCGCCTTCGGTTTCTATGGATACCAAAAAAGAGTATATACTGTTGAGTTATACAGCTACCTATAAAACATTAGATGATTTAAATCAGGAAGAATTGCGTTTAGGAGGGTTACGAATTAATCCTGTAACCAATATTTCGAGTACGGTAACCTACATCAACAACATCACCTTACGGAAAGTATCAGACAAAAACGAAACGCAGATTAGTAATTTACCCGCCAATCCTCGTATCAGTAATATTACATGGTCACCTAATGACAAAAAGATATTATTTTCTAACACGGTTAGTACCGGAGTTGAATTATGGATTTTGGACGTCGCTTCTGCTAAAGCAACAAAATTAACCGAGGCAAATCTAAACGCTAATCTTGGCACTCCTTATAGTTGGTTCAATGACAGTGAAACTATTTTGGTAAAAATGTTACCAAAAAACAGAGCTGCATTATTAGACTCTAAAAAAGATCTACCTACAGGTCCAATTATTTCCAATTCGGAGGGTACAAAATCACAAAACAGAACCTACCCTGATATGTTGAAAAACAAAAATGATGAAATCAATTTTGAGAACATCATTACATCCGAATTGTATAAAGTGACTCTGGACGGAAAAGCAACACTATTTAAAAATGCGGCTATGTTTGCAGGAGAAAGAATTTCGCCAGATGGAAACTTTATAATGATAACTACCATACAAAAGCCATTTTCATACATTGTACCAATTAATCGTTTCCCTTCAAAAAGTATCGTTTATGACAAAAATGGAGTTGAAATAAAAACGGTAAATGAAGTTGCATTAAATGAAATTATGCCAAAAGGCTTTATGGCAGTGCGCAAAGGAAAAAGAGAAATGGGCTGGAGAAACGATAAACCTGCTACCTTATTTTATGTAGAAGCTTTAGACGGAGGTGATCCAGCAAATAAAGTCGATTTTAGAGACGAGATTTTTCTATGGGATGCTCCATTTACTGCAAATCCAATTACTATGGCAAAAACTCCGCAACGTATCAACGATATAATTTGGGGAAATGAAAATACCGCCATTCTTGTTGATGAATGGTATGACACTCGAAATATCAAAACCTATTTGATCAATCCATCCGATTCAAATCAGAAAGCGAAAGTAATCTCTGATAGAAATTCTCAAGATATTTATGCTGATCCAGGAAATTTTGAAACTAGAAAAAATCAATACAACAGACAGGTATTAGCTATAGAAAACGGTAATGCTTTCCTTATTGGAGATGGGTTTACCAAAGATGGTCAATTTCCGTTTATTGATGAATTCAATTTAAAAACATTACAATCAAAACGATTGTACACCTCACTTTACAAAGACAAAAAAGAAGATTTATTAGAAATTGAAGATTTTAAAACTGGAAAAGTATTGGTTCAGATTCAATCAAAAAATGAATATCCAAATTATTATTTCAGAAACATCAAACAAAAAAATAGTCTGACTGCTATTACTGCCTTCAAAAATCCATTTGAAAGTATCAAAAACTTAAGTAAAGAAGTAATCAAGTACAAACGAAAAGATGGAGTAGAATTATCTGGAACGTTATACTTACCAGAAGGGTATGACAAAGTCAAAAAAGAAAAACTTCCATTGTTAATTTGGGCTTATCCGGCTGAATACAAAGACAAAAACAGTGCTGGACAAAATGATAAAAACCCAAATGAATTTACCTTTCCTTCTTATAGATCCTTTATATATTGGGCTACAAAAGGGTATGTTGTTCTAGATGATGCTTCGTTTCCTATTATTGGCGAAGGAACTACAGAGCCTAATGATACTTTTATCACACAATTGGTAGACGATGCCGAAGCCGCAATAAATGCCGTTGATGCTTTAGGATATATCAATACCAAGAAAGTAGCTGTTGGCGGACACTCTTATGGTGCTTTTATGACTGCCAATTTATTAACACATTCCAATCTATTTGCCTGTGGAATTGCCAGAAGTGGTGCTTACAATAGAACGCTGACTCCGTTTGGTTTTCAAAGTGAACAACGCAATTACTGGGAAGTTCCAGAAGTGTACAATACAATGTCTCCTTTTATGAATGCAGATAAAATGAAAACACCATTGCTTTTAGTTCATGGAGAAGCCGATAATAATCCGGGAACTTTTACATTACAAACAGAACGTTACTTTCAAGCTCTAAAAGGATTGGGAGCACCAGTGAGAATGGTAATATTACCAAAAGAAGCTCATGGATATGTAGCCAAAGAAAATATTTTGCATTTACTTTGGGAGCAAGATCAGTTTCTGGAAAAGTATTTGAAAAACTAA
- a CDS encoding 3-oxoacyl-ACP synthase III family protein, producing the protein MYHSKITGLGYYVPDNVVTNDDLSKIIDTNDEWIQERTGIQERRHIIRGEDTTTSMGVKAAKIAIERSGVAKEDIDFVVFATLSPDYYFPGPGVAVQRDLGLRTVGALDVRNQCSGFVYAISVADQYIKTGMYKNILVIGSEVHSTGLDMTSRGRGVSVIFGDGAGAAVLSREEDVTKGILSTHLHSEGLHAEELALKAPGMGARWVTDIIADNDPNDESYYPYMNGQFVFKNAVVRFAEVINEGLEANNLQVSDIDMLIPHQANLRISQFIQSKFKLSDDQVYNNIQKYGNTTAASIPIALTEAWEKGKIKSGDTVVLAAFGSGFTWASAIIKW; encoded by the coding sequence ATGTACCATTCAAAAATAACAGGATTAGGATATTATGTTCCGGATAATGTAGTGACTAATGATGATTTGTCTAAAATTATAGATACAAATGACGAATGGATTCAAGAAAGAACAGGGATTCAGGAAAGAAGGCACATCATTCGTGGCGAAGATACCACTACGTCAATGGGAGTTAAAGCTGCCAAAATTGCAATTGAACGTTCTGGTGTTGCTAAAGAAGATATCGATTTTGTGGTTTTTGCAACATTAAGCCCTGATTATTATTTTCCTGGACCAGGTGTTGCAGTGCAACGTGATTTGGGATTAAGAACTGTTGGAGCATTAGATGTAAGAAATCAATGTTCTGGTTTTGTTTATGCTATTTCGGTTGCTGATCAATATATCAAGACAGGAATGTATAAAAACATTTTGGTTATTGGTTCCGAAGTACATTCTACAGGTTTGGATATGACAAGTCGCGGAAGAGGGGTTTCAGTAATTTTTGGAGATGGGGCAGGAGCAGCAGTTTTGAGCAGAGAAGAAGATGTAACCAAAGGAATTTTATCTACACATTTACATTCTGAAGGATTGCACGCTGAGGAATTGGCTTTGAAGGCACCAGGGATGGGAGCGCGTTGGGTTACTGATATCATTGCTGATAATGATCCAAACGATGAAAGTTATTATCCATATATGAATGGACAATTTGTATTTAAAAATGCAGTTGTTCGTTTTGCCGAAGTTATCAATGAAGGATTAGAAGCAAATAATTTACAGGTTTCGGATATTGATATGCTGATTCCGCATCAGGCTAACTTGAGAATTTCTCAATTTATTCAAAGTAAATTTAAACTTTCAGACGATCAGGTCTATAATAATATCCAAAAATACGGAAACACAACAGCTGCGTCTATTCCGATTGCTTTAACTGAAGCTTGGGAGAAGGGAAAAATCAAATCTGGTGATACTGTAGTTTTAGCTGCTTTTGGTAGCGGATTTACTTGGGCAAGTGCTATTATTAAATGGTAA
- a CDS encoding outer membrane beta-barrel family protein: MKTKLLVIFLLSFIGIAQAENAGIISGKIINKTTKQPIPYASIVIKDGEKIINGIVADDKGEFLIKNLELKKYTLEVEFIGYKKYTTSFELSTAQKNSKIEVSLDEDITELQSVDIVKEHSLIEQKTDRKIINVGKDLLSAGATAAEIMNNIPSVSVDPQTNAVSLRGNSNVRVFVDGKPTTVDAAQLLQQIPSTSIKQIELITNPSAKYNPEGMSGIINIVLNKNAKIGFNGSVNSGVTFGDTPKTNSSFDMNYRNGKVNFYGNYGLTTGKHNNYGHVKTLDSNLNLENTQNFEFTNDNTAHLAKIGLDFYLNDTNTISVYTTQNISDDKGKSQTNVDYTNSSPSIFQLIDSKNDNYTQTYNLDYKKKFKKEGHTLEFEGNYSNNDNTENSIYNDPKTNDVNNKGENVLLNLDYTNPLTETIKLEAGLETRIENTKNNFLVDGAYNSNFNYERHIYSAYTTISKQWKKWNAQVGARFEKYTADALFKKINEADGTFNDDLFTVYPSGFLNYAPNDNDSFNLSVSKRVDRPSIDQVNPIREWSTPLIDSEGNPELLPQFTNSVELNYTRKTKIGSITSGVFYRQINDEISRTLSSEPNSEKQILSYANLGDNNAFGVELSGNLDFTKWYTANISFDLYNKKTKGYVEIASGELEYVEVNVTTFNTRMSNTFKASKNLRFQLTGMYRGEDLNLQFLRKPMWKIDLGSSLTILKGSATVTARVSDVFNTMHYGFEATRPKTQTGEFHWESQTAYVGFNYRFGTGKNKAINRKERDKNETQKSGGF; the protein is encoded by the coding sequence ATGAAGACTAAACTATTAGTAATATTCCTATTGAGTTTTATAGGAATAGCACAAGCAGAAAACGCTGGAATCATTTCAGGGAAAATAATAAACAAAACTACAAAACAGCCAATTCCATATGCTTCTATTGTTATAAAAGATGGAGAAAAAATAATAAACGGAATTGTAGCAGATGACAAAGGAGAATTTTTAATTAAAAATTTAGAATTAAAAAAATACACTTTAGAAGTAGAATTTATTGGATACAAAAAATACACTACTTCTTTTGAATTAAGTACTGCTCAAAAAAACTCCAAGATAGAAGTATCTCTTGATGAAGATATAACAGAACTTCAATCGGTAGATATTGTTAAAGAACATTCATTAATCGAACAAAAAACGGATAGAAAAATAATCAATGTAGGTAAGGATTTACTAAGCGCTGGAGCAACAGCTGCTGAGATTATGAATAACATTCCCTCTGTAAGTGTAGATCCGCAAACTAATGCGGTAAGCCTTAGAGGAAATTCTAATGTTAGAGTATTTGTTGATGGGAAGCCAACTACAGTAGATGCTGCTCAGTTATTGCAACAAATTCCATCTACTTCTATTAAACAAATTGAATTAATAACCAATCCATCGGCCAAATATAACCCTGAAGGAATGAGTGGTATTATCAATATCGTATTGAACAAAAATGCAAAAATTGGCTTTAACGGAAGTGTAAATAGTGGTGTAACTTTTGGCGATACTCCAAAAACCAATTCTTCTTTTGACATGAATTACCGCAATGGAAAAGTTAATTTCTATGGCAATTACGGGTTAACTACTGGGAAACATAATAATTATGGTCATGTAAAAACGCTTGATTCTAATCTTAATTTAGAGAACACTCAAAATTTTGAATTTACAAATGATAATACCGCACACTTAGCTAAAATTGGTCTTGACTTTTATTTGAATGATACCAACACTATTTCTGTTTATACAACACAGAACATTAGTGATGATAAAGGAAAGTCTCAGACAAATGTAGATTATACAAATTCGAGTCCTAGTATATTTCAATTAATAGATAGTAAGAACGACAATTATACCCAAACCTATAATTTAGATTACAAGAAAAAATTCAAAAAAGAAGGGCACACGCTTGAATTCGAGGGTAATTACAGCAATAATGATAATACTGAAAATAGTATATACAATGATCCTAAAACCAATGACGTAAATAATAAAGGTGAAAACGTATTACTTAATTTGGATTATACTAATCCTTTAACAGAAACCATCAAACTGGAAGCAGGATTAGAAACCCGAATCGAAAATACTAAAAATAATTTCCTTGTGGATGGTGCTTATAATTCTAATTTTAATTACGAAAGACATATTTATTCTGCCTATACTACTATTTCAAAACAATGGAAAAAATGGAATGCTCAGGTTGGTGCCCGTTTTGAAAAATATACAGCCGATGCGTTATTTAAAAAAATAAACGAAGCCGATGGTACTTTTAATGATGATCTATTCACTGTGTACCCATCTGGATTTTTAAATTATGCACCAAATGATAATGATTCCTTTAACCTTAGCGTTTCAAAACGTGTAGACAGACCAAGTATCGATCAGGTAAACCCTATTCGAGAATGGAGTACTCCTCTAATCGACTCTGAAGGAAATCCTGAATTATTACCTCAATTTACCAATTCAGTTGAATTGAATTACACTCGTAAAACTAAAATAGGTTCTATAACTTCGGGTGTTTTTTACCGCCAAATCAATGACGAAATTTCGAGAACTCTTTCGTCAGAACCAAATTCTGAAAAACAAATTTTATCGTATGCCAATTTGGGTGACAATAATGCCTTTGGAGTAGAACTTTCTGGAAATTTAGATTTTACAAAATGGTATACTGCAAATATTAGTTTTGATTTATACAACAAAAAAACTAAAGGCTATGTAGAAATAGCTTCTGGAGAATTAGAATATGTAGAAGTGAACGTTACAACTTTTAACACTCGTATGAGCAACACATTCAAAGCATCAAAAAATTTACGCTTTCAATTAACAGGGATGTATCGTGGTGAAGATTTAAACTTACAATTCCTAAGAAAACCAATGTGGAAAATAGATTTGGGATCAAGTCTAACCATCCTTAAAGGAAGTGCTACGGTAACTGCCCGTGTTAGTGATGTATTTAATACTATGCATTATGGATTTGAGGCAACAAGACCAAAAACCCAAACTGGAGAATTCCATTGGGAAAGTCAAACGGCTTATGTAGGATTCAATTACCGTTTTGGAACTGGAAAAAACAAAGCAATTAACAGAAAAGAAAGAGATAAAAACGAAACCCAAAAAAGTGGTGGTTTCTAA
- the argS gene encoding arginine--tRNA ligase produces MSLSNILTPSIEKAIQTLFDVTIDKVEFQTTRKEFEGDITMVIFPLLKLVKSNPVELGNKIGNYLVENVSEVARFNVVSGFLNIVIADSYYLDFFNGIRGGDKFGFVTPSANDKAVMVEYSSPNTNKPLHLGHVRNNLLGYSVAEIIKASGKKVYKTQIINDRGIHICKSMLAWQKFGNGETPESTGLKGDKLVGNYYVAFDKAYKGEITELINAGKTEEEAKKLAPIILEAQQMLLDWENGKPEVIALWKTMNQWVYDGFAISYKNLGVNFDSFYYESNTYLLGKDVVQVGLEKGVFEKDPDGSVWIDLTDEGLDRKIVLRSDGTAVYMTQDIGTAIQRVKDMPDVGGMVYTVGNEQDYHFKVLFLILKKLGFDWASNLFHLSYGMVDLPSGKMKSREGTVVDADDLMQEMTDTAQKIAEDLGKLDSYSIEEKSKLYNTIGLGALKYYILKVDPKKRILFNPEESVDFAGNTGPFIQYTYARIQSIIRKADFDFVSNAEITELHEKEKELVKQLELFPEVIQNAAHNHSPALIANFTYELVREYNSFYQAVSILGETDLNKKIFRVQLSKKVADVIADAFSLLGINVPERM; encoded by the coding sequence ATGTCATTATCCAATATTCTTACCCCATCTATAGAAAAAGCTATTCAAACTTTGTTTGATGTAACGATTGATAAAGTAGAGTTTCAAACGACCAGAAAAGAGTTTGAAGGAGATATTACGATGGTTATTTTTCCATTATTGAAATTGGTAAAAAGTAATCCAGTAGAATTAGGGAATAAAATTGGAAATTATCTGGTAGAAAATGTTTCTGAAGTAGCTCGTTTTAACGTTGTTTCAGGGTTTCTGAATATTGTAATTGCAGATAGTTATTATCTAGATTTCTTCAACGGAATCAGAGGCGGTGATAAATTTGGATTTGTAACGCCTTCGGCAAATGACAAAGCGGTAATGGTAGAATATTCTTCGCCAAATACTAATAAACCATTGCATTTAGGTCACGTTCGTAATAATCTTTTAGGATATTCGGTTGCTGAAATTATCAAAGCTTCGGGTAAAAAAGTCTATAAAACTCAAATCATCAACGATAGAGGAATTCATATTTGTAAGTCGATGTTGGCTTGGCAAAAATTTGGAAATGGAGAAACTCCAGAATCTACAGGATTGAAAGGCGATAAATTAGTAGGTAACTATTATGTTGCTTTTGATAAAGCTTATAAAGGTGAAATTACTGAGTTAATAAATGCTGGTAAAACGGAAGAAGAAGCAAAAAAACTAGCTCCGATTATTCTTGAAGCACAACAAATGCTTTTGGATTGGGAGAATGGAAAACCTGAAGTAATTGCACTTTGGAAAACCATGAACCAATGGGTTTATGATGGTTTTGCAATAAGTTATAAAAATTTAGGAGTCAACTTTGATAGTTTTTATTATGAAAGTAATACCTATTTATTAGGTAAAGATGTAGTTCAAGTTGGTTTAGAAAAAGGTGTTTTCGAAAAAGATCCAGATGGTTCTGTTTGGATTGATTTGACTGATGAAGGATTGGATAGAAAAATCGTGTTGCGTTCTGATGGAACAGCGGTATATATGACGCAAGATATTGGAACTGCTATTCAGCGTGTAAAAGATATGCCAGACGTTGGTGGAATGGTTTATACAGTGGGTAACGAGCAAGATTATCACTTCAAAGTATTATTTTTAATCTTGAAAAAATTAGGTTTTGACTGGGCTTCTAATCTGTTTCATTTGTCTTATGGAATGGTAGATTTACCTTCTGGAAAAATGAAAAGCCGTGAGGGAACTGTCGTTGATGCCGATGATTTAATGCAGGAAATGACCGATACAGCTCAAAAAATTGCTGAGGATTTAGGAAAATTAGATTCTTATTCGATAGAGGAGAAATCAAAACTATACAATACGATAGGTCTTGGAGCACTTAAATATTATATCTTAAAAGTAGATCCTAAAAAACGAATCTTGTTTAATCCAGAAGAATCTGTTGATTTTGCAGGAAACACAGGGCCGTTTATTCAATACACATACGCAAGAATTCAATCAATTATTCGCAAAGCAGATTTTGATTTTGTTTCGAATGCAGAAATAACTGAACTCCACGAAAAAGAAAAGGAATTAGTAAAACAATTGGAGTTGTTTCCAGAGGTAATTCAAAATGCTGCACATAATCATAGTCCGGCTTTAATTGCGAACTTCACTTATGAGTTAGTTCGTGAGTACAATTCTTTTTACCAAGCCGTTTCTATATTGGGAGAAACAGATTTGAATAAAAAAATATTCAGAGTACAATTATCCAAAAAAGTAGCCGATGTAATTGCTGATGCTTTTAGTTTGTTGGGAATAAATGTGCCTGAGAGAATGTAA
- a CDS encoding DUF6686 family protein yields the protein MCNLKVLNRTSNGILLHCQHRDMYQLLFNNLTFDLSSIEMTSFSNYLEQIDIDYWETEYKHSIYEKKIPIPTLQSNFIILLNRKELEELRFLVDCTSQYKILKPIEINYQIISN from the coding sequence ATGTGTAATCTAAAAGTATTAAACAGAACATCAAATGGAATCTTATTACATTGCCAGCACAGGGATATGTATCAATTACTGTTTAATAATCTGACCTTTGATTTGAGTAGTATTGAAATGACTAGTTTTTCTAATTATTTGGAACAAATTGACATTGATTACTGGGAAACCGAATACAAACATTCTATTTATGAAAAGAAAATTCCAATTCCTACTTTACAATCTAATTTTATCATTTTGCTAAACAGAAAGGAACTGGAAGAATTACGTTTTTTGGTAGATTGCACTAGTCAATATAAGATTCTAAAACCCATAGAGATTAATTACCAAATCATCTCCAATTGA
- a CDS encoding DUF6607 family protein, whose protein sequence is MITKKTYLSALMAITTLIGFCQESKKEDLKAIKSMCGCYEVKFNFTETFKYSKDSVNYKPSETKHDTGLEWIELVEDKPNKLVLQHLLIVGTGENDIVKHWRQDWLYENTNLYSFYKDNSWKFKNLSAKDVKGQWTQKVFQVDDSPRYEGSSSWVHLDGKNYWLNTADAPLPRREHTKRNDYNVLNRRNIHEITATGWNHEQDNKKIIRDTDGKDTLLAEEKGLDIYTKVDNNKCLLAQNWWKNNKELWVKVRSKWEKVYGSNKDLALQNKVNKKSLFSVLYDLKPTATQAEVDAIIDSFVIK, encoded by the coding sequence ATGATTACAAAAAAGACCTATTTATCTGCCTTAATGGCTATTACAACCCTAATTGGTTTTTGTCAAGAGTCAAAAAAAGAAGACCTCAAGGCAATTAAATCTATGTGTGGCTGTTATGAAGTAAAATTCAATTTTACTGAAACTTTTAAATATTCTAAGGATTCAGTTAACTACAAACCATCAGAAACAAAACATGATACGGGTTTGGAATGGATAGAATTAGTAGAAGACAAACCAAATAAACTAGTATTACAACATTTATTAATTGTTGGAACTGGCGAAAATGACATTGTAAAACACTGGAGACAGGATTGGCTTTATGAAAACACCAATTTATATTCCTTTTACAAAGACAACTCGTGGAAATTTAAAAATTTATCAGCTAAAGATGTAAAAGGACAGTGGACACAAAAAGTTTTTCAAGTAGATGATAGTCCTCGATATGAAGGTTCCTCAAGCTGGGTTCATTTAGACGGAAAAAATTATTGGCTGAACACAGCAGATGCACCATTGCCAAGAAGAGAACATACTAAAAGAAATGATTACAACGTTTTAAACAGAAGAAACATTCATGAAATTACAGCAACAGGCTGGAATCACGAACAAGACAATAAAAAAATAATCAGAGATACTGATGGAAAAGATACTTTATTAGCCGAAGAAAAAGGATTAGATATTTACACCAAAGTAGATAATAACAAATGCTTATTGGCTCAAAATTGGTGGAAAAACAACAAAGAACTTTGGGTGAAAGTAAGAAGTAAATGGGAGAAAGTATATGGCAGTAATAAAGATTTAGCCTTGCAGAATAAAGTAAATAAAAAATCGCTTTTCTCAGTGTTATACGATTTAAAACCAACGGCAACCCAGGCAGAAGTTGATGCTATCATTGATTCTTTTGTAATCAAATAA